A window of Nerophis ophidion isolate RoL-2023_Sa linkage group LG17, RoL_Noph_v1.0, whole genome shotgun sequence contains these coding sequences:
- the LOC133535991 gene encoding G protein-coupled receptor kinase 6-like isoform X2: MMYACKKIEKKLLKKRRCEALVLNEKQILESVESRFMVNLAYAYETKHTLCMVMTMMSGGDLKFHIHKIGAAGLSEDRVRFYAAEVCCGLMHLHANSILYRDLKPENILLDKDGHIRISDLGLAVRVAEGAKAKGRVGTLGYMAPEVIVHKYYGVSVDWWGLGCLIYEMTSGQKLFGTRGKHISRDELERQIQMEQEEYSELFSEAAKDICSQLLIKDPINRLGCRRAGGREIQSHPFFQEVNFRMLEAGLVTPPFRPDPKLVYCSDVQDIDDFPTVKGVKLDNSDSDFYARFNTGSVPIAWQNEMIETECFTELNVFGPRGGRSPDLIPNPEPTLPTSRLQHFFQKNSASGRRGQT, translated from the exons ATGATGTACGCCTGCAAGAAGATAGAGAAGAAGCTCTTGAAGAAAAGGCGATGCGAGGCACTGGTGCTCAACGAGAAGCAGATTCTTGAGAGTGTGGAGAGTCGCTTTATG GTGAACTTGGCGTACGCCTACGAGACCAAGCACACTCTGTGCATGGTTATGACCATGATGAGCGGCGGCGACTTGAAGTTCCATATACACAAAATAGGTGCAGCCGGGTTGTCTGAAGACCGAGTGCGCTTCTATGCCGCCGAGGTCTGCTGCGGCCTCATGCACCTGCACGCCAACTCCATCCTTTACAG GGATTTAAAACCAGAGAACATCCTTCTGGACAAGGATG gacacaTCAGAATCTCCGACTTGGGCCTGGCGGTCAGGGTCGCCGAGGGTGCCAAGGCGAAAGGCCGCGTGGGCACTCTGGGTTACATGG CTCCGGAGGTGATCGTCCACAAGTACTACGGGGTGAGCGTGGACTGGTGGGGCTTGGGCTGTCTCATCTACGAGATGACGTCGGGACAGAAGCTCTTCGGGACGCGGGGCAAACACATCAGCAGGGATGAGTTGGAGCGCCAGATCcagatggagcaggaggagtacAGCGAACTGTTCAGCGAGGCGGCCAAGGACATCTGCTCCCAG CTGCTCATCAAAGACCCCATAAACAGGCTGGGCTGCAGGAGAGCAGGGGGGAGAGAAATTCAGTCGCACCCTTTCTTTCAAGAAGTCAACTTCCGGATGCTGGAGGCGGGGCTTGTGACGCCTCCTTTCAGACCTGAC CCCAAACTGGTGTACTGCAGCGACGTGCAGGACATCGACGACTTCCCCACCGTCAAGGGGGTCAAACTGGACAATAGCGACTCAGACTTCTACGCCAGGTTCAACACGGGCAGCGTTCCTATAGCGTGGCAGAACGAG ATGATCGAGACAGAGTGTTTCACTGAGCTGAATGTTTTCGGCCCCCGTGGTGGTCGATCTCCAGACCTGATTCCGAATCCAGAGCCCACTTTACCGACGTCCCGACTTCAACACTTTTTCCAAAAAAATT CTGCCAGCGGACGGCGAGGACAAACCTGA